The following proteins are encoded in a genomic region of Galbibacter sp. BG1:
- the mfd gene encoding transcription-repair coupling factor — translation MSNKITPSGLSQVITAYKESLQLQKLGDSIANSQSNTHLKGLVGSSLSMVMANAFKEAERPFLFILNDKEEAAYHLNDLEQLIGEKDVLFYPGSYRRPYQIEETDNANILLRAEVLNRINSRKKPAVIVTYPEALFEKVVTKKELERSTLKINLNDKLSIDFINETLFEYKFKRVDFVTEPGEFSVRGGIVDVFSFSNDEPYRIEFFGDEVDSIRTFDVETQLSTDKLKKINIIPNVENKLLEEDRESFLKYISSKTVVFIKNSELLFSRIDGLFAKAEEAFKSLSQDIKHAPPEELFCTGKLLKSQVKEYSAVVLNTQKIEENAFETVTFQTTPQPSFNKQFDLLIEDLNNNHEKGYKNYIFCVSDQQAKRFHDIFDDVDKDVHYQTVVFSLYQGFIDHEHKLVCYTDHQIFERYHKFQLKNGYSKKQAITLKELTNLEIGDYVTHIDHGIGTFGGLQKIQVEGKLQEAIKLIYGERDILYVSIHSLHKITKYNGKDGKTPKIYKLGSSAWKNLKKKTKSRVKEIAFNLIKLYAKRKTEKGFQYGPDSYLQNELEASFIYEDTPDQSKATEDVKQDMESPQPMDRLVCGDVGFGKTEVAIRAAFKAVDNGKQVAVLVPTTILAFQHHKTFTERLADMPVTIEYLNRFRTAKEKRDTLERLAEGKVDIIIGTHQLVNKNVKFKDLGLLIVDEEQKFGVAVKDKLKTIKENVDVLTLTATPIPRTLQFSLMAARDLSVITTPPPNRYPIESNVIQLNEEVIRDAVSYEIQRGGQVFFIHNRIENIKEVAGMVQRLVPDAKIGIGHGQMDGKKLEQLMLNFMRGDFDVLVATSIIESGLDVPNANTIFINNANNFGLSDLHQMRGRVGRSNKKAFCYFITPPYSAMTDDARKRIQALEQFTELGSGFNIAMKDLEIRGAGDILGGEQSGFMNEIGFDTYQKILQEAIEELKENEFADLYDAPKDADKVYVKETQLDTDFQLLFPDDYINAITERLNLYNELSNLKTEDELETYEQRLVDRFGELPKEANDLLNSVRIKWLATQIGLERIILKQGKMVGYFVADQQSSFYQSDRFRKVLQYIQTHPKIGKIKEKQTRNGLRLLITFENIKTVNKALNTLQPFAEPAYAES, via the coding sequence GTGAGTAACAAGATCACGCCGTCTGGCTTAAGTCAGGTTATAACTGCCTATAAAGAATCTCTGCAACTACAGAAATTAGGGGATTCTATTGCCAATTCTCAAAGTAACACCCATTTAAAAGGTCTCGTAGGATCGTCTCTTTCCATGGTTATGGCGAATGCCTTCAAAGAGGCAGAACGCCCTTTTCTGTTTATTCTGAATGACAAAGAGGAGGCTGCTTATCATCTCAACGATCTAGAACAATTGATTGGTGAAAAAGATGTGCTGTTTTACCCCGGAAGCTACCGGAGGCCTTACCAAATTGAAGAAACCGATAATGCGAATATATTATTAAGGGCAGAAGTGCTCAATAGAATAAATTCCCGGAAGAAACCTGCGGTAATTGTAACCTACCCAGAAGCACTGTTTGAAAAAGTGGTTACCAAAAAAGAACTCGAAAGAAGCACCCTAAAAATAAACCTCAACGATAAACTTTCCATCGATTTTATTAACGAAACGCTTTTTGAATATAAATTTAAAAGAGTAGACTTTGTTACAGAACCAGGGGAGTTTTCGGTACGTGGAGGGATTGTAGACGTATTTTCCTTTTCTAATGACGAGCCTTATAGAATCGAGTTTTTCGGGGATGAAGTAGATAGTATTCGAACTTTCGATGTAGAAACCCAACTTTCCACCGATAAGCTTAAAAAAATAAACATTATACCCAATGTAGAGAACAAATTATTGGAAGAAGATAGGGAAAGCTTCTTAAAATATATCTCTTCAAAAACAGTCGTTTTCATCAAAAATAGCGAATTGTTATTTTCAAGAATAGACGGACTCTTTGCGAAAGCGGAAGAGGCTTTTAAATCACTTTCCCAAGATATTAAGCACGCGCCACCAGAAGAACTTTTTTGTACTGGGAAACTTCTTAAAAGTCAAGTAAAGGAATACAGCGCTGTTGTACTTAATACCCAAAAAATCGAGGAAAATGCGTTTGAAACAGTAACTTTTCAAACCACACCACAACCTTCCTTTAACAAGCAGTTCGATTTACTAATTGAAGATTTAAATAACAACCACGAAAAGGGCTACAAGAATTATATTTTTTGTGTTAGCGATCAGCAGGCCAAGCGCTTTCACGATATTTTCGACGACGTAGACAAAGATGTACATTACCAAACGGTGGTATTTTCTTTGTATCAAGGCTTTATAGACCATGAACACAAACTGGTTTGCTATACCGATCATCAAATATTTGAACGCTACCACAAATTTCAGCTTAAAAATGGATATTCCAAAAAGCAGGCAATCACCCTTAAAGAACTAACCAATCTGGAAATTGGGGACTATGTTACCCATATCGATCACGGAATTGGAACCTTTGGTGGTTTGCAAAAAATTCAGGTAGAAGGAAAACTCCAAGAAGCCATAAAATTAATTTATGGAGAACGGGACATTTTGTATGTGAGCATACATTCGCTCCATAAAATTACCAAATACAACGGGAAAGACGGTAAAACACCTAAAATCTATAAGCTAGGTTCCAGTGCTTGGAAAAATCTTAAAAAGAAGACGAAGAGCAGGGTTAAAGAAATTGCTTTTAACCTTATTAAACTATACGCCAAGCGAAAGACGGAAAAAGGATTTCAGTACGGTCCCGATAGTTATCTGCAAAACGAACTGGAAGCTTCCTTTATTTATGAAGATACTCCAGACCAAAGCAAAGCCACGGAAGATGTAAAACAAGATATGGAGAGTCCGCAACCTATGGACAGACTTGTTTGCGGCGATGTAGGTTTTGGTAAAACAGAGGTCGCCATCCGGGCAGCTTTCAAGGCAGTAGACAACGGCAAACAGGTTGCAGTATTGGTACCTACCACTATTTTGGCTTTTCAGCACCATAAAACATTTACAGAAAGGTTAGCAGATATGCCGGTTACCATAGAATACCTTAACCGATTTAGAACTGCCAAAGAAAAACGTGATACCCTAGAACGCCTTGCCGAAGGTAAAGTAGATATCATTATTGGGACGCATCAACTGGTAAATAAAAATGTGAAATTTAAAGATCTGGGTCTTCTAATTGTAGATGAAGAACAAAAGTTTGGGGTAGCCGTAAAAGACAAATTAAAAACCATCAAGGAAAATGTAGATGTGCTTACACTTACAGCTACGCCTATACCGAGAACGCTTCAGTTTAGTTTGATGGCGGCAAGGGATCTGTCGGTTATTACAACTCCCCCACCAAACCGATATCCTATTGAAAGTAATGTCATTCAGCTGAATGAAGAGGTAATCCGAGATGCCGTTTCTTATGAAATCCAACGGGGCGGACAAGTATTTTTTATACACAACCGTATTGAAAACATAAAGGAAGTAGCTGGTATGGTACAGCGACTTGTTCCGGATGCCAAAATTGGTATCGGACATGGGCAAATGGATGGAAAAAAACTAGAACAGTTGATGTTGAACTTTATGAGGGGCGATTTCGATGTTTTGGTTGCCACCTCTATTATTGAAAGCGGACTGGATGTACCAAACGCCAATACTATTTTTATAAACAACGCCAATAATTTTGGATTGTCAGACCTTCACCAAATGCGTGGCCGGGTGGGGCGTAGCAACAAAAAGGCATTTTGCTATTTTATAACTCCTCCGTATTCGGCTATGACAGATGATGCCCGAAAACGAATTCAGGCTTTAGAACAGTTTACTGAACTTGGAAGCGGATTCAATATCGCGATGAAAGATCTCGAAATTCGCGGTGCCGGTGATATTTTGGGCGGGGAACAAAGTGGGTTTATGAATGAAATTGGTTTCGACACCTACCAAAAAATTCTTCAGGAAGCCATCGAAGAACTTAAAGAAAATGAATTTGCCGATCTATACGATGCTCCAAAGGACGCCGATAAGGTTTATGTGAAAGAAACCCAATTGGACACCGATTTTCAATTGTTGTTCCCAGACGATTACATCAATGCCATTACCGAACGCCTCAACCTCTACAACGAATTGAGCAATTTAAAAACAGAAGATGAGCTAGAGACCTACGAACAAAGGCTTGTAGACCGTTTTGGCGAACTCCCAAAAGAAGCAAACGATTTACTTAACAGTGTTCGCATCAAGTGGTTGGCCACTCAAATTGGCTTGGAACGCATCATATTAAAGCAAGGGAAAATGGTTGGGTATTTTGTCGCCGATCAACAGAGCAGTTTTTACCAAAGCGACCGCTTTAGAAAAGTGCTACAATACATACAAACACACCCCAAAATTGGAAAAATAAAAGAAAAGCAAACCCGAAATGGCCTAAGATTGCTAATAACCTTTGAAAATATAAAGACCGTTAACAAGGCACTTAACACTTTACAACCATTTGCAGAACCAGCTTACGCAGAATCTTAA
- a CDS encoding TlpA family protein disulfide reductase — translation MKKISILFLLIPLFTLAQFKISGTFNPKEKFSQVFLYQVTAKAPAYISYTSINKEGAMEIPLEKDFKAGMYRLVFGVPQDEYYFDFIFNGKENISFEYVLTEGATFLTSEENLLLQEYNTKADEAKALLGEVFKPNVSEKTFLNVFHAIDAVQNTYETESEGMIAHHFIKTGRIPIPKKKISLKQYISLEKDHFFNHIDFNDPVLQQSEYLINASTIYVFRFAEKENDKAYKENIDFIASKVDDNFSVKKSIMESLWNDFSQEENAEVANYIADTYLLKLAKAYNDQKLIMAINAFQKTGIGAKVPNFNLGNSQTLYDLEEANNYLLIFWSSTCSHCLKEIPEVKDFLNSHNVSTKQLQVVAFGLEDDEHPWKDTIKNYPDFIHVFGAGKWDNQTAVEYSIMATPTYFLLDNSKRILAKPETLEDLKKSIDDL, via the coding sequence ATGAAAAAAATTAGCATTCTTTTTTTACTTATCCCATTATTTACCTTAGCACAATTTAAAATCTCTGGTACTTTTAACCCAAAAGAGAAATTTAGCCAAGTTTTCCTATATCAGGTTACCGCCAAAGCTCCAGCGTATATCTCTTACACCTCTATAAATAAAGAAGGTGCTATGGAAATTCCTTTGGAAAAAGATTTTAAAGCTGGAATGTACAGGCTCGTTTTTGGAGTTCCTCAAGATGAATATTACTTCGATTTTATCTTCAACGGAAAAGAAAATATCTCCTTTGAATATGTTCTAACCGAAGGTGCCACCTTTTTAACTTCGGAAGAAAATCTGCTTTTGCAAGAATACAATACCAAAGCCGATGAGGCAAAAGCACTACTTGGTGAAGTATTCAAACCAAATGTCTCAGAAAAAACATTTTTGAATGTCTTTCATGCAATAGACGCGGTTCAAAACACTTATGAAACAGAGAGTGAAGGTATGATTGCACATCATTTTATAAAAACTGGCCGTATTCCCATTCCAAAGAAAAAGATTTCCTTAAAGCAATACATCAGCTTGGAAAAGGATCATTTTTTTAATCATATTGATTTTAATGATCCGGTTTTACAGCAGTCAGAATATTTAATAAATGCATCAACCATTTATGTATTTCGGTTTGCCGAAAAAGAAAATGACAAAGCATACAAAGAGAATATCGATTTTATAGCCTCTAAAGTGGATGATAATTTCAGTGTAAAAAAATCGATTATGGAGTCTTTGTGGAACGATTTTTCGCAAGAAGAAAATGCTGAGGTTGCCAATTATATAGCCGACACTTATTTATTGAAATTGGCCAAAGCTTATAACGACCAAAAATTAATTATGGCCATAAATGCCTTTCAAAAAACTGGGATTGGGGCCAAAGTCCCTAATTTTAATCTTGGTAACTCCCAAACTTTGTACGATTTGGAGGAGGCCAACAACTATTTGCTTATTTTTTGGAGCAGCACTTGCTCGCATTGTTTAAAGGAAATTCCAGAAGTGAAAGATTTTTTAAATTCACACAATGTAAGCACGAAGCAGCTTCAAGTAGTAGCTTTTGGTTTAGAAGACGATGAACACCCATGGAAAGACACTATTAAAAACTATCCAGATTTCATCCATGTATTTGGAGCTGGAAAGTGGGATAATCAAACTGCTGTGGAATACAGCATTATGGCCACCCCTACTTATTTTTTACTGGATAACAGTAAAAGAATTCTCGCAAAGCCCGAAACTTTGGAAGATCTAAAAAAATCGATTGACGATTTGTAA